GATTCAACCTGGGAAGCGCGAGCGTGAGTCGTTAAAGGTTGATCTCGACGTTAGCCCGTGTTCGGCTCACCGTGCCACCAAATTGACCGACCTGTTTCGAGTTCTTCACGTTGTCTTGGCAACTGCACCGGCTCAGGCAGATCCTCACGCGGCCGCGACCGCCAACACGGCACCCACCCGCACACCGGCGGCCTGCAAGACCCGGACCGACTCGCGCGCCGTCGCCCCGGTGGTGATGATGTCGTCGACGAGCACGACTTCGTTGCGCGGCCGCTGGCCCCGCAACAGCACCCGACCCGTGATGTTGCGCTCGCGCGCGGACGCCCCAAGACCTACCGAGTCCCGGGCTAGCGCTCGCATCCGCAGCGCCGGGACGACGGTGACGTCATGGTGGCGCCCAAGGGTGGCACCCGCAATCCGCGCCATCCGGCTGACGGGGTCACCCCCACGCCGTCGCGCCGCCCACCGTCTCGTCGGCGCAGGCACCATCGTCAGCGGGTTTTCGAGCATGCCCCAGGACAACAGGTGGTCGACACCGACAATCAGCGCGCACGCCAGTGGCGCGACGAGGTCGCGACGGCCGTGCTCTTTCATAGCGAGGATCGCCTGACGACGCACGCCCGCGTAGCGGCCGAGCGCGAACACCGGCACCTGTGGGTCAACACGAGGACTCACCACGTGCGGTTCACCGGCAGCCACCGACAGCTCGGCGGCACAGGCGGCACACCAGCGGGTCGCCGGCGCACCGCAGCCACCGCATTCCAGCGGCAGGACGAGGTCAAGCACACACCAAGTGTCGCGGTCACCGGTGACAGCAGTGCTGTCAATCGGCGCCGCTGCGCAGCGGCGGCCAGACAAAGCTGAGCGCACCCTGACTCAATTGGGTAATCACGCTTTCCAGATAACGCAGCGGCAGCTCCGTTCGCCACTCCGGAAGCAACGCAGAGAGCTGCAAACAATCGGCTGCGAGGCTGACGTCGGTGATGCGCAGCCCATGCGGCAGCTCAGGCAGTGGAACTCGGTAGGCCGGTGTCCGTGCCGGCAGTGTCCACCGCCGTTGTCCGGTGATCACGGTGCGCGGTCGCAGCCACAGTGTCGTCTGGGAGGTTGTGCCCGCCACGTCGACGTCGACCTCAAGACCTCCCCAGTCGGGCCGGCGCGCCCAGCGCAGCCGGGCCGCTCCGCTCTCGGACAACTCACCGCGCAGCTGCGGCGTCGCTTGACGGAGCACATCATCGAAAATCTCGGTCGGCAGGGCGGACGACAACTCGACGGGAGCGGCGATCACCAGCGGCGGCACACCCGGGCGGATGTGCACGTTGCGCAGGACGGCAACGGCGCTGTGCAAATGATGCTGATCCCAGCTGATGCCGCGAGCGGCCACCCGAACCTCGCCCAGCTGGCCGACGGCCAGCCCCTGCGGTTCCAGTGCCGAGTCCAGCTCGGTGACGGTCAGCACCACGTCATGGTCCCCAATCCGAACCGTGACTTCCTTGCCGATGAGCAGCTGCTGCAAGGTGGTGAACAACGTCCGGTAGGGCGCCGCAACTGCCTGGGCGGCTCCCGCGCTGACCAGCGACATCCCGGTCGACGACCACAGCGAGGCCAGCATGTCCAAGGCACGGAAGGGATCATCCCAACGCAGCCGGGGAACTCTTGGCGACATCAACAAGCGCCTCCTCACTGCGAGGGTAGCCGGTGTGCTCAGGTCGCGAAAAACGCAGGCACAGCACTCATCCGGGCAATACCGGCGCCGCCCCCGGCACCATCAGCCCCGGTACGTCCGCCCAGCCTGGTCGGCTTTCGACAGACGCCGAGTACATCAACACCCCTTGCGGGCCGGCGACATACACAGTCGACGGGTTGGCCGCGATCGCCGTCAGTGGAGTTTGCAACCCGCGGGACGGCGCGTCGGAGTTCACCCCGTCGAGGTTTACATAAGACACCGGATGGGCGGCGTCGGTGCGTGTCACCACGATGTCGTCACCGGTTCGCCAGGACAACGACACCACCGAGGAACCCAGCCCGAAACCCAGCCGCCGAGGGTAGGTCAGGGCGAACTGGCCAGCCTGGGTCTGCTCGACGCCGGCGAGGATCACCTGCCCACCGATCACCATCGCGGCGCGCGTCCCGTCACGGGACAGTTGAAGATCGTTGATCGCCCCCGGGAAGCGGCTGGCCACCGCGGTCGAATCCACCGGAATCCGCGCGGGTTGCCCCGATGCCGGGTCCTGTATCGCTCGCAGCACGACGTTGGTATCGACCACCACCCAGACCGCGTCGTCCAGCGACCAGCTGGGCCGCGACAGGCTGTGCCCGTCGGCGGACTGCACCGCCTCGCCGCCGAGGTCGCCGACCCACAAAGACGCCGCCTCATCCGGAGCCCCGCGCCCCAGCGTCACCACCGAGGCCACCTGACGCCCGCTGCGTGATACGGCGGCCGCCGTCTGCTCCGGCATCCGTCCGAAGGCCCCGGGCACGGGGGTGACTCGCTGTGCGTCCATCGCCACCAGTGATCCGTTCACCAAGGCGTGCAACCCCGCGGCGGCACCGTCGGCCACCCCCGGGTCGGTGGCCGCGACATCGGAAGTGGTCCACCCCTCGGCAAACCTGTCTTCCAGCGGGGCGCCGTCGGCGTTGATCACGTACGGCCCCCTGATGTCGGCCCTGGCCAAGGTCCAGATGATCTGTGCGGCAAGTAATTGCCTGCTGTGCGGATCGGTGGTGGACAGCTTCTCCATGTCGACTCGCGCGCCGCCGTACCCGCGGCCGATTCCGCTCTTTCCGCCGTCGGCCCGAGTCACCGGCCCGCGCAGTCGTAGCGGCGGAGCGAGCAGATTACGCACCGTGCGCGCCATCTCCGGGCGTGGACCCGCCAGCAGTTTGGAGACGAGCTCCGTGGCCAGCTGGTCGCGGTCGGACACCGCGACGTAGCGCGGATCGGGAACCACGGTCTTGCCGGTGGGGTCGGCGAAGTACAGGGTGTTGCGCTTGTACGTTTCTTGGAACTGCTGCCAGTCCAGGAAAACCCCGTTGGGTAGGCGATCGATGCGCCAACCATCGGACGTCTTGACCAACTCGATCGGGCCCGGATCCGGCAGTTGACCCTCGGCGGTCTCAAACACCCCCACATCCGAGAGCGAGCCGAGAATGTCTGCCCGCATGGTCACCGAAACCTTCTCGGCGCTTCGGGTTTCGACGAACACCACGTGGTCGATCAACAACGCGCTGCCGGCGTCGTCCCAGGCGTTGGAAGCCGATTCGGTGAGGAACTGACGCGCCGCCAGGTGCCGGTTGGCCGGGTCGGCTGTGGCCTTGAGGAACTCGCGTAACAGCACGTCGGGATCCATACCCGGGCTCGGTTTGGGCAGATTCGACGGCACCGGACGTTCGACGGTTCCGATGGCTTGCGGGGCCGACGTGCTGGGCACACTGGCACAGCCGGCCAGCACTGCACCAAGGAACAACAAAATTGTCAGCCGCATCAACCGCTCCACTCCGCGTGCTCACGTGGGCGCTGACGTTCCTTGTATTCCGGTGGCATCGGTTGCGGATTCGGTTGCGCGACCGGTTGCAGAACTGGCTGCGGGATCGGTTTCATGGGCAGCGGGCTGGTGGTGACCTTGTGGCCGCGCACCATCGGAAGCGTCAGCCGGAAGCAGGCGCCCTCGCCGGGTTCGCCCCACGCCTCAAGCCGACCCTGGTGCAATCGGGCATCCTCGACGCTGATCGCCAAACCCAGCCCGGTGCCGCCGGACCGACGTACCCGTGAGGGATCCGAGCGCCAGAACCGGCTAAACACCAGCTTCTCCTCACCAGGCCGCAGCCCAACCCCGTAGTCACGCACGGTGACGGCGACCGTGTCTTCGTCGGCGGCCATCCGGATCCGCACCGGTTTGTGTTCGGCGTGGTCGATGGCATTGGCAATCAGATTGCGCAGGATCCGTTCTACCCGACGCGCATCGACCTCCGCGATCACCTGCTCGGCGGGCAGATCCACCAGCAACTCGATACCGGCCTCCTCGGCCAGGTGGCCCACATTGCCGAGCGCGTTGTTGACCGTTGTGCGCAAGTCGACCGCCTCAACCGACAACTCGGCCACCCCGGCGTCATGCCGCGAGATCTCCAGCAGGTCGTTGAGCAACGTCTCGAATCGGTCCAGCTCGCTAACCATCAACTCGGTGGACCGCCGCAGCGTGGGGTCGAGGTCGGCGCTGTGGTCATAGATCAAGTCGGCCGCCATCCGCACCGTGGTCAGCGGCGTACGCAGTTCGTGGCTGACGTCGGAGGTGAACCGGCGCTGTAGGTTGCCGAACTCCTCCAGCTGGGCGATCTGTCGGGACAGGCTCTCGGCCATGTCGTTGAACGACACCGCCAGCCTGGCCATGTCGTCCTCGCCGCGCACCGGCATGCGTTCGGACAGATGTCCCTCGGCGAAACGTTCGGCGATCCGCGACGCCGACCGCACCGGCACCACCACCTGACGCGACACCAGCAGCGCAATGCCGGCGAGCAGGACTAGCAGTACCAGGCCGCCGGTGGCCATCGTGCCACGCACCAGCGTGATCGTGGCTTGCTCGCTCGCCAGCGGAAAGATCAGGTATAGCTCCAGGTTGGCCACCCGCGACAACGTCGGAGTCCCGATGATCAGGGCCGGCCCGGAGAAACCTTCGGTCTGCACCGTGGCGTACTGGTAGGCGGCCTGCCCGGCCTTGACGAAGCCGCGCAGCGCGTTGGGCACCTGATCGACGGGTCCGGCAGTAGAGGCAGCGCGCGGCCCATCACCCGGCACCATCAGCACCGCATCGAACGCACCGGCGAGGCCAGCCCCCGAAGCGGGGTCGGTTTTCGACGTCAGAGTGTTGCGCGCAAGCTGCAGGCTACTGTCCAGTGAGCGCGTCTCCTCACCGTTGACGATCCCGCTGACGGTGGTGCGTGCCCGCTCGATCTGGTCGATCGCCGCCCTGACCTTGATGTCGAGGACACGATTGGTGACCTGGCTGGTCAGCACAAAGCCAAGCGCCAGGATGACGGCTAGCGACAGTCCAAGGGTCAGCGCCACGACCCGCAGCTGCAGCGATCGGCGCCACGCGACAGCTACGGCTCGACTCAACGCACTGAGGCCCCGTGTCATCGGGCCAGAGCGACCCCGGCGACCCCGAATGCGTCGGCGCGAGCCGAAGATCATCGGCGCCGCTCCTTAGCATCGCTGCGCTCTGCATCGTCGCCGGCGCGGATCACGGAGGTCCGGCCTTGTACCCCACTCCTCGAACGGTCAGCACCACAGTCGGGTTCTCGGGATCCTTTTCGACCTTGGCCCGCAGACGCTGGACATGCACGTTCACCAGCCTGGTATCGGCTGGGTGCCGGTAACCCCATACCTGTTCGAGCAGCACATCACGAGTAAACACCTGGCGCGGCTTGCGCGCCAATGCGACCAACAGGTCGAATTCCAGCGGTGTCAACGAGATCTGCTCACCGTTGCGAGTGACCTTGTGCGCCGGTACGTCGATTTCTACGTCGGCGATGGACAGCATCTCGGCGGGTTCGTCGTCGTTGCGGCGCAGCCGCGCCCGCACCCGCGCAACCAGCTCCTTGGGCTTGAACGGCTTCATGATGTAGTCGTCGGCGCCCGACTCCAGACCCAGCACCACATCCACGGTGTCGGTCTTTGCGGTGAGCATCACGATCGGAACACCGGAATCGGCGCGCAACACCCGGCACACGTCGATGCCGTTCATACCGGGCAGCATCAAATCCAATAACACCAGATCGGGGCGCAGCTCGCGCACCGCGGTCAGAGCCTGAGTACCGTCGCCGATGACCGCGGTGTCGAAGCCTTCCCCCCGCAGCACGATGGTGAGCATCTCAGCCAACGAAGCGTCGTCGTCAACGACCAAAATCCTTTGCCTCATGGTGTCCATGGTGTCACCACATCGGGACAAAACTGGCGCACCACACGGGCGTTTCTTGCTTGATTAGGGCAAATACCCTCAACTTGGCACGTCTGGAGGCGCCAAAGTCGCCGCTAGTCGGCCCGGATCAACATCGGCGCCGACAACCAGCCACCGGCCGCCCCACCCTTGGGCCGCCAACTCGGCGTAGACCGCACCGGTGCGCTGCTGAAGTTCAGCGTCGCGTTCGTAATTGTCGCGCGCCCGACCGGGGTCACGCTGGGCACGGCCGCGGGATCGTTCCCCGGCGAGCTCGGCAGAGACCGCAAGGAGCACCTGCCAGTCGGGCTTGGGCAACCCGAGTCTTGCAAATTCGATCCGCTGAACCCAGGCCGCTGCCTTCCCGGCCGCGTTTTCATGTAGGCGCGCCGCGCTGTAGGCCGCGTTGGAGGCGACGTAGCGATCCAGGATCACCACGTCGTAGCCGCGACACAGCCCCTGGATCGTGTGGACCGCGCCAGCGCGGTCGAGCGCGAACAGCGTCGCCATCGCATACACCGACGATGCGAGGTCACCGTGCTCGCCGTGCAGCGCCTCCGCTGCGATGTCGGCGGCCACCGACTGTCCGTAGCGCGGGAACGCCAGTGTGGCCACCGATCTCCCGGCTGCTCGAAAGGCCCCGGACAGCTTTTCCACCAACGTCCGCTTGCCAGCGCCGTCAACGCCCTCAATCGCGATTAGCACGGCGCGGCCCTGTCGGTGGCGGCGCGAGCAGACGCAAAATCGCCCTTTTCGTCATGAAAATGGGCGATTTTGCGTCTGCTCGCGGGTGGGAGGCACTCAGTAGCGGTAGTGGTCCGGCTTGTAGGGACCCTCGACGTCGACGCCGAGGTATTCGGCCTGCTCCTTGGTCAGCTTGGTCAGGTGACCGCCAAGGGCCTCGACATGGATTCGAGCCACCTTCTCGTCGAGGTGCTTGGGCAGCCGGTACACCTCGTTGTCGTACTCGTCGTTCTTGGTCCACAGCTCGATCTGGGCGATCGTCTGGTTAGCGAAGCTGTTGCTCATCACGAACGAGGGGTGCCCGGTGGCATTGCCCAGGTTCAGCAGCCGCCCCTCGGACAGCACGATGATCGAGCGGCCCGTGTCGCCAAAGGTCCACAGGTCGACCTGAGGCTTGACGTTGACCCGTGTCGCCCCGGAGCGCTCCAGCCCGGCCATGTCGATCTCGTTGTCGAAGTGGCCGATATTTCCCAGGATCGCGTGGTCCTTCATCGCCTTAATGTGCTCGAGCATGATGATGTCTTTGTTGCCGGTCGCGGTTACGACGATGTCGGCGTCCCCGATGGCCTCCTCGACGGTGACCACGTCGAAGCCCTCCATCATGGCCTGCAGCGCGTTGATCGGGTCGATCTCGGTGACGGAGACCCGCGCTCCCTGGCCCTTCATCGCCTCCGCACAGCCCTTACCGACGTCGCCGTAGCCGCAGATGAGGACCTTCTTACCGCCGATCAGCGCGTCGGTGCCGCGGTTGATGCCGTCGATCAGGGAGTGCCGAGTGCCGTACTTGTTGTCGAATTTGGACTTGGTCACCGAGTCGTTGACGTTGATCGCCGGGAAGGCCAGATCCCCGGCCGCGGCGAATTGGTAGAGCCGCAGCACGCCGGTGGTGGTCTCCTCGGTGACGCCCTTGACCGACTCGGCTATCTTGGTCCACTTGTCCTTGTCGGTCTCGAAGCGGGTCCGTAGCAGGTTCAGGAAGACCTTCCACTCGGCGGGGTCGTCCTCCTCGGCGGGCGGCACCACGCCGGCCTTCTCATACTGCATGCCGCGCAGCACCAACATGGTGGCGTCACCGCCGTCATCGAGGATCATGTTGGCCGGCTTGTCGGGGTCCGGCCAGGTGAGCATCTGCTCGGCGGCCCACCAGTACTCTTCGAGCGTCTCGCCCTTCCACGCGAACACCGGGACACCCTTGGGCTCGTCGGGGGTGCCGTGCGGGCCGACCACGACGGCGGCGGCGGCGTGATCCTGGGTGGAGAAGATGTTGCACGAGGCCCAGCGGACTTCGGCGCCCAGCGCGGTGAGGGTTTCGATCAACACCGCGGTCTGCACCGTCATGTGCAGCGAACCCGAGATCCGGGCCCCCTTCAGGGGTTGCACCTCGGCATACTCGCGCCGCAGCGACATCAGGCCGGGCATCTCGTGCTCGGCGATCCGGAGTTCTTTGCGGCCGAAATCCGCTAGTGACAGGTCGGCGATCTTAAAGTCGATGCCGTTACGAACGTCAGGGGTCAGCGAATTTTTGGTCACCAAATTTCCGGTCATAGGGGCTTTCATCCTTCTTTGGGGGCTCACAGGGATCCGAGCGGGCTACTTAGCCTAGGTACGCTCTTGCAGTCACTGTAGCCGCCGTCGGTCAGCCCCGCAGGTCAGGGGACATTGATCACACCGTGACGCTCCGCGAACGGCGTTATTAGCCGTGCTAGGTCCGCTGCGACATCATGGTCGGCCTCGGGCGGCATCGACACGTAGCTCAAGCACAGCCGCACGATCGCACGCGAGAGCACATTGGCGTCGTTATCGGTGGTGGCCACCCAGGTATCGGTGAAGGCCGGCGCCAGCCGGGCCGACGCGCGGGTGATGATCGGCGCGCTGTCGGTGGTGATCAGTTGCAGCAGATCGGGCTTGGCGACACCGGTCAACAGCGAGATGACCAACGGATCTGCCGCCGACTCGGCGAAGAACGACCGAAAGCCCTGCAGGAACGCTTCGTAAAAGTTGCCGACGTTGGCGTCCAACGATGCATGGACGTTGTCCACTAATCGGTCGGCCAGGCGCAGCGCGTATCCCTGCGCCAGGCCTTGCCGGGAACCGAATTCGTTGTAGATGGTCTGCCGGCTGATGCCCGCCGCGCGGGCCACGTCGGACAGCGTGATGGCGGACCAGTCGCGGGTCAGCAGCAGATCCCGCATCGCATCCAGCACCGAATCCCGCAACAGGGCCCGCGAGGCCTCGGCATAGGGTATCCGCTTCACAGGCGCGACAGTAGCGCTTGGAGTGCTCACGAGCGAGCCACCTCCACCATCTCGAAATCCGACTTTGCCGCACCGCAATCCGGGCAACTCCAGTCATCGGGGATGTCGTCCCAGCGGGTGCCGGCCGCGATGCCGTCCTCCGGCCAACCCAGCGCCTCATCGTACTCAAAGCCGCATTGGATACAGCGGAACAGTTTGTAGTCGTTCACTTAGTTACCCTCCTATCTTTTCGAAATCGACCTTCTCGCGCACCGCGCAGTCCGGGCAGCACCAGTCGTCGGGAATTTGATCCCAGCCTGTGCCGGCTGGGAAGCCTTCCCTGGCATCACCGTTGGCCTCGTCGTAGACGTAGTCGCAGACCGGGCACCGGTAGGCGGCCATCATGCCGAGGCTCCGTAACGGGCGAGTGCCTTCTCCCGCACGCGCGGGTGCAGGTTAACCCGAGTGATATCGCCGCCGTAGTGCTCCAGCACCCGGTGATCCATTACCTTGCGCCACAACGGCGGGAAGTAGGTCAGCGAGATCATCGATGCATACCCACTGGGCAGGTTGGGCGCACCCGCCATGCTCCGCAGTGTCTGATAGCGGCGAGTGGGGTTGGCGTGGTGATCGCTGTGTCGCTGCAGGTGGTAGAGGAACAGGTTGGTGACGATGTGGTCGGAGTTCCAGCTGTGCACCGGGGCGCAGCGCTCGTAGCGGCCGTTGGCGCTCTTCTGCCGTAGCAGTCCGTAGTGTTCGAGGTAGTTGACGGCCTCTAACAGGCTGAAGCCGAAGACTGCCTGGATGATGACGAACGGGATCAGCGCCGGGCCGAAGACCGCGATCAGCCCACCCCACAACACCACCGACATCAGCCACGCGTTGAGCACGTCGTTGCGCAGATACGTCATGGGATTCCAGGGGCTGACGCCGAGCCGACGCAGCCGTTGGGCCTCCAAATGAACGGCCGAGCGCAAGCCGCCGATAACACTGCGGGGCAGGAACTCCCACAACGTCTCGCCGAACCGCGCCGACGCCGGGTCCTCCGGTGTGGACACCCGGACGTGATGGCCACGGTTGTGCTCGATGTAGAAGTGCCCGTAGCAGGTCTGGGCGAGGGTGATCTTGGACAGCCACCGCTCCAGCGAATCCTTCTTGTGCCCCATTTCGTGGGCGGTGTTGATACCGACGCCGCCAAGCACACCGACCGACAGCGCCACCCCAAGCTTGCCCGCCCAGCTCAAGGCGCCGTCAAAGCCGAGCCAACTGAGGTTTGCGGCGGTGAACAGGTATGCGCCCAGCACCACGCTGAGGTACTGGAACGGGATGTAGATGTAGGTGCAGTAGCGGTAGTACTTGTCATTCTCCAGCCGGTCGGTCACCTCGTCGGGCGGGTTCTGCCCGTCGGGCCCGAAGCGTAGGTCAAGAAGCGGCAACAAGACGTAGAGCAGGATCGGTCCGATCCACAGCGGCACCTGCGCGGCGGCGTGCCAGCCGAGCTGGTTCATCCCCCAGATCAGCGGCAGCATCACCACCAAGGCCGTCGGGGCGATGAGGCCCATAAGCCACAGGTAACGCTTCTTGTCCCGCCACTCCTCGACTTCGGGCGGCCGGGGGGCTTCGGGTCCACCAGAGCCGATTTGCGTGGTCATATGCCAAACCTCCTCATGAGCCACACCACGTTGGGATTTGACAATAGAGCAGTTTGCGTCTTATGTCTAGACATATAACGCAATTTGTAAATACGCGGCGAAGCTAGTTCAACACCTCCGGGTCGCGCTCTCTCGAGCTTGCCGAAGGCCCTGCGCCGAGTGCCGGCGCCCGTAGCCGACATAAATCGCGGTTCCGGCCACCAGCCAGATCCCGAACCGGATCCAAGTCAACGCGGTGAGGTTCAGCATCAGCCACAGGCACGCGCACACTGCGGCGATCGGAAGTAACGGCACCCACGGAGCTGTGAACCCCCGCTGAAGGTCGGGTCGGGTCCGGCGCAGCACGACCACTCCGGCCGAGACGAGGATGAACGCGAACAGTGTCCCGACGTTGACCATCTCCTCAAGCTTGGTGATCGGAAACACCGACGCCGTCGTGGCCACCAACACCGCGACCAGCACCGTGACCCGGACCGGGGTGCCGCGCGAACCGGTCTTGGCCAATTGCCGCGGCACCAAGCCGTCGCGCGCCATGGCGAACAGCACGCGGCATTGCCCGAGCATCAACACCATCACCACCGTGGTAAGCCCGGCCAGCGCGCCGACGGAGATGATGCCGCTGGCCCAGTACACCCCGTTGGCCTGGAACGCGGTGGCCAGATTTGCCGGCCCGCGGCCCGGTACGGTCCGCAGTTGGGTGTATGGAACCATGCCCGACAGCACCACCGATACCGCGACGTAGAGAAGGGTCACGACCCCCAGCGACGCGAGAATCCCTCGAGGGACGTCTCGTTGAGGACGCTTGGTCTCCTCGGCCATGGTGGCCACGATGTCAAACCCGATAAACGCGAAGAACACGATCGATGCCCCGGCCAGCACGCCGTACCATCCGTAGTGGCTGCCTTGGGCTCCGGTCAGCAACGAGAAGACGGATTGATCGAGCCCGCCGCCGTGGTGCTGGACTTCGGGCTCGGGAATGAACGGCGAGTAGTTGGCGGCCCTGATGTAGAAGGCACCGACGACCACCACCAAGACGACCACCGACACCTTGATTGCGGTGACCACCGCGGAAAATCTCGACGACAATTTGGTGCCCAACGCGATCAGGGTCGCCACCAACGTGACGATCACGAGCGCACCCCAGTCGAGCTGCAGCGATCCGAGATGGCCTGTGCCATTACCGAATCCGAACACGGTGCCCAAGTAGCTGGACCAGCCTTTGGCGACCACGGCCGCACCCATCGCCAGTTCCAGCACCAGATTCCAGCCGATCACCCAGGCCAAGAACTCCCCGAAGGTGGCATAAGAGAAGGTATAGGCGCTGCCGGCCACCGGCAGCGTCGAGGCGAACTCGGCGTAGCACAGCGCGGCCAGCGCACAGGTCGCCGCCGCGATCAGAAACGATATCCAGATGGCCGGGCCGGTGATATCGCCAGCGGTCGACGCGGTAACCGTGAATATTCCGGCGCCAATCACCACCGAGACGCCGAAAACAACCAGGTCCCACCAGGTGAGGTCCTTGCGCAGCCGAGTGGTGGGCTCGTCGGTGTCGGCGATTGACTGTTCTACCGACTTCATGCGCCGTCGACCGGCCATGCACCCGTCCTCTCGCACTCGTTGTGACCGCACAGTACTGGGTACTCTGCGAGGATGACGGGTCGCGTAGGGAACCCGAAGGACCACGCCGTGGTGATCGGAGCTAGCATCGCCGGGTTGTGCGCCGCGCGGGTGCTCTCGGACTTCTACTCCACGGTGACGGTTTTCGAGCGCGACGAGTTGCCGGAAGCGCCGGCGAACCGGGCCACGGTCCCTCAAGACCGACACCTGCACATGTTGATGGCCCGCGGGGCGCAGGAATTCGACAGCCTGTTCCCCGGCCTGTTGCACGACATGGTGGCCGCGGGCGTGCCCATGCTTGAGAACCGGCCGGACTGTATCTACTTGGGCGCCGCCGGCCATGTCCTCGGGACGGGGCATACCCTGCGCAAGGAGTTCACCGCCTACGTGCCCAGCCGGCCGCACCTGGAATGGCAGCTGCGGCGACGGGTCCTGCAGCTCTCCAACGTCCAGATTGTGCGGCGCCTGGTCACCGAGCCACAGTTCGAGCGCAGGCAGCAGCGAGTGGTCGGCGTGCTGCTGGATTCCCCTGGTAGCGGCCAAGATCGGGAACGCGAAGAGTTCATAGCTGCCGACCTTGTCGTCGACGCAGCCGGCCGGGGTACCCGACTGCCGGTTTGGTTGACGCAGTGGGGATATCGGCGGCCGGCCGAAGACACCGTGGACATCGGCATCAGCTATGCCAGCCACCAATTTCGCATTCCCGACGGGCTGATCGCCGAGAAGGTGGTGGTCGCCGGCGCCTCACACGATCAGTCGCTGGGGCTAGGCATGCTGTGCTACGAGGACGGCACCTGGGTCCTCACCACCTTCGGGGTGGCCGATGCCAAACCGCCGCCGACTTTCGACGAGATGCGTGCACTCGCGGACAAACTGCTGCCGGCCCGCTTCACCGCCGCGCTGGCGCAAGCCCAACCGATCGGCTGTCCGGCGTTTCATGCTTTCCCAGCCAGCAGATGGCGTCGCTACGACAAGCTGGAACGTTTCCCGCGCGGAATCGTCCCGTTCGGCGATGCGGTGGCCAGCTTCAATCCCACCTTCGGGCAGGGCATGACGATGACCTCACTGCAAGCCGGCCACCTACGACGGGCGCTCAAAGCCCGCAACTCAGCTATGAAAGGCGACCTGGCCGCCGAACTCAATCGGGCCACCGCCAAGACCACCTATCCGGTGTGGATGATGAACGCAATCGGCGACATCAGTTTCCACCACGCCACCGCTGAGCCCCTTCCCCGATGGTGGCGCCCAGCCGGTTCGCTGTTCGACCAATTCCTCGGGGCCGCAGAAACCGATC
Above is a window of Mycobacterium tuberculosis H37Rv DNA encoding:
- the lpqB gene encoding lipoprotein LpqB, whose translation is MRLTILLFLGAVLAGCASVPSTSAPQAIGTVERPVPSNLPKPSPGMDPDVLLREFLKATADPANRHLAARQFLTESASNAWDDAGSALLIDHVVFVETRSAEKVSVTMRADILGSLSDVGVFETAEGQLPDPGPIELVKTSDGWRIDRLPNGVFLDWQQFQETYKRNTLYFADPTGKTVVPDPRYVAVSDRDQLATELVSKLLAGPRPEMARTVRNLLAPPLRLRGPVTRADGGKSGIGRGYGGARVDMEKLSTTDPHSRQLLAAQIIWTLARADIRGPYVINADGAPLEDRFAEGWTTSDVAATDPGVADGAAAGLHALVNGSLVAMDAQRVTPVPGAFGRMPEQTAAAVSRSGRQVASVVTLGRGAPDEAASLWVGDLGGEAVQSADGHSLSRPSWSLDDAVWVVVDTNVVLRAIQDPASGQPARIPVDSTAVASRFPGAINDLQLSRDGTRAAMVIGGQVILAGVEQTQAGQFALTYPRRLGFGLGSSVVSLSWRTGDDIVVTRTDAAHPVSYVNLDGVNSDAPSRGLQTPLTAIAANPSTVYVAGPQGVLMYSASVESRPGWADVPGLMVPGAAPVLPG
- the mtrB gene encoding two component sensory histidine kinase MtrB is translated as MIFGSRRRIRGRRGRSGPMTRGLSALSRAVAVAWRRSLQLRVVALTLGLSLAVILALGFVLTSQVTNRVLDIKVRAAIDQIERARTTVSGIVNGEETRSLDSSLQLARNTLTSKTDPASGAGLAGAFDAVLMVPGDGPRAASTAGPVDQVPNALRGFVKAGQAAYQYATVQTEGFSGPALIIGTPTLSRVANLELYLIFPLASEQATITLVRGTMATGGLVLLVLLAGIALLVSRQVVVPVRSASRIAERFAEGHLSERMPVRGEDDMARLAVSFNDMAESLSRQIAQLEEFGNLQRRFTSDVSHELRTPLTTVRMAADLIYDHSADLDPTLRRSTELMVSELDRFETLLNDLLEISRHDAGVAELSVEAVDLRTTVNNALGNVGHLAEEAGIELLVDLPAEQVIAEVDARRVERILRNLIANAIDHAEHKPVRIRMAADEDTVAVTVRDYGVGLRPGEEKLVFSRFWRSDPSRVRRSGGTGLGLAISVEDARLHQGRLEAWGEPGEGACFRLTLPMVRGHKVTTSPLPMKPIPQPVLQPVAQPNPQPMPPEYKERQRPREHAEWSG
- the mtrA gene encoding two component DNA-binding response regulator MtrA, which encodes MDTMRQRILVVDDDASLAEMLTIVLRGEGFDTAVIGDGTQALTAVRELRPDLVLLDLMLPGMNGIDVCRVLRADSGVPIVMLTAKTDTVDVVLGLESGADDYIMKPFKPKELVARVRARLRRNDDEPAEMLSIADVEIDVPAHKVTRNGEQISLTPLEFDLLVALARKPRQVFTRDVLLEQVWGYRHPADTRLVNVHVQRLRAKVEKDPENPTVVLTVRGVGYKAGPP
- the tmk gene encoding thymidylate kinase (Tmk (dTMP kinase) (thymidylic acid kinase) (TMPK)) — translated: MLIAIEGVDGAGKRTLVEKLSGAFRAAGRSVATLAFPRYGQSVAADIAAEALHGEHGDLASSVYAMATLFALDRAGAVHTIQGLCRGYDVVILDRYVASNAAYSAARLHENAAGKAAAWVQRIEFARLGLPKPDWQVLLAVSAELAGERSRGRAQRDPGRARDNYERDAELQQRTGAVYAELAAQGWGGRWLVVGADVDPGRLAATLAPPDVPS
- the sahH gene encoding adenosylhomocysteinase (S-adenosyl-L-homocysteine hydrolase (adohcyase)) codes for the protein MTGNLVTKNSLTPDVRNGIDFKIADLSLADFGRKELRIAEHEMPGLMSLRREYAEVQPLKGARISGSLHMTVQTAVLIETLTALGAEVRWASCNIFSTQDHAAAAVVVGPHGTPDEPKGVPVFAWKGETLEEYWWAAEQMLTWPDPDKPANMILDDGGDATMLVLRGMQYEKAGVVPPAEEDDPAEWKVFLNLLRTRFETDKDKWTKIAESVKGVTEETTTGVLRLYQFAAAGDLAFPAINVNDSVTKSKFDNKYGTRHSLIDGINRGTDALIGGKKVLICGYGDVGKGCAEAMKGQGARVSVTEIDPINALQAMMEGFDVVTVEEAIGDADIVVTATGNKDIIMLEHIKAMKDHAILGNIGHFDNEIDMAGLERSGATRVNVKPQVDLWTFGDTGRSIIVLSEGRLLNLGNATGHPSFVMSNSFANQTIAQIELWTKNDEYDNEVYRLPKHLDEKVARIHVEALGGHLTKLTKEQAEYLGVDVEGPYKPDHYRY